Below is a window of Deltaproteobacteria bacterium DNA.
GCTGCCCGACAGCCCGTCCACCACGATCCGATCCAATTCGATCAGGCGGGCTTTCACCAGCGGCGCCAGGGTGAGGATGGTGGTGTAAGCGAAGCAGCCCGGGTTGGCCACCAAGCGCGCCTTTTGAATCGCCTGGCGGTGCAGCTCGGTGGCGCCGTAAGGAGCTTCCTCGACCAAGTGCCAGGAGAGATGCTTGGCCTGGTATACGCGCTCGAACAAGGCCGCGTCCTTGAGCCGGAAGTCCGAGCCGACATCCACGACCTTCGCCCCTTGCTGCAGGTAGCGTTCGGCGCGATTCATCGACTCGCGCGACGGCATGCACAGGAACACCGCGTCACAGGCGGTGGCGTCCTCTTCCTTTACGAAGCGCAACCCGGCGCCGAGCAAATTGCGGTGAACGGCTTCGACCTGCTTATCGGCACGCGAGGTCACCCAGGCGATGCGATAGCGCGGATGGGTGAGCAGCAACCGCAGCAGCTCGCCGCCCGAGTAACCTGATCCACCGACAATGCCAACCGAGATATCCCTGGCCACGCGCGTTTCCTCCCGCGCCGCGCACTCTAGCCGGATCACGCCGGCAACGAAAGCCGCGGTGGGACGCTTGTCGAATCCGCGCGCTGGGGCAGTTACTCCAGCAGCTCCGCTTGCAATTCGCTCTCGGCCACGAACGCCGTCACCCGCAACAGCGCGCGGCTCTGGAGCAGCACCTGCCCCCACAGCAAAGACACGGTGACCCCGAAGGCGGAGGTGGCCGGCACGAACATCACCACCGAGCGGTACAGCAGGTAGCCGGCCCCGCCCAGCGCCACCAGCACGAGCGCGAGCAAGAAGGCGCGGGCGTCGCCCCGGACCACGAACCACCCGGCCCAGCCCATGGCCTGCAGCGCCCCCCCGCCCTTGCGCGCGGCGTACAGCCGCGCGTGATCGTGAATCGTCACCAGCAGGAGCAAGAGTGGGCCGCCGACCACTGTGGCGGCGGCGATGAGGTAGTAGCGCGCCATTTCGTCGGGGCTTTCTGCCAACCAGCGCACCCCCAGCCAGGTGGCCGACGCCAGGCCGCCCAACACCAGCAGCTCAGCAGCCGTCGCCAGCAGCCACAAACGGGCAAACACCGGATACAGCCCGAAGGCCCGTTTCCAGAACTCAGCCCAGGTGACCGCCGCCCGCGCATCCTGCGCCGTGCCGGCGACGCCGGCGTTGAGCGCAATGGTGACCGCGAGCTGAGTCAGCCCCAAGACCGCGCCCACCGCCAACAGCAGCGTCAACGACTCGCGGTGATAGTGCCACAGCTCGATCAGAAGGTTGAGGCTGAGATCCTGCAACAGCGTGCGCGTCGCCAGCGATGCCTCAAGCGCCTGATCGAGCCAGTGCCCGGCGGCGATGCTGAAGGCCAAGCCGAAGAGCGCACCGACCGCCCACAGCAAGAGCACCACCGGCCACCGGCGCACGGCGCCGGCCAAGCCCACTACCAGCACCCGCCCCATCACAGCCCCGTCAGCAAGTGCAGCAGGTTTTGAAACCAAAAGCCCCAGCGCCCGGCCAAGCGAATCACACCGCGAGTCCCGGTGGCGCGCATGCGCGAGTTGTTGATTAGGTTCACATCCAGTGGCAGCTTGCCGTAGCGGTCAATGAACGCATATTCGACCCGTTGCGGCCCGAGGTACTCGAAGCGGCGCCAGCGGTCGTGTCCGTCCCAGCGCTCCGCGGTCTCCGTCCCGTCCTCGAAACCAACGGTGATATCGACGGGCATGCGGACGCTGCCGAGACGTTCCACCACTACTTCGTTGCGGTAGCGCCGTTCCTTCACCGCCGGTGGGTCTT
It encodes the following:
- the argC gene encoding N-acetyl-gamma-glutamyl-phosphate reductase; amino-acid sequence: MARDISVGIVGGSGYSGGELLRLLLTHPRYRIAWVTSRADKQVEAVHRNLLGAGLRFVKEEDATACDAVFLCMPSRESMNRAERYLQQGAKVVDVGSDFRLKDAALFERVYQAKHLSWHLVEEAPYGATELHRQAIQKARLVANPGCFAYTTILTLAPLVKARLIELDRIVVDGLSGSSGAGAEPSVPTHHSEISNTVFPYNVVEHRHTYEIEQELAGVAGAPVAIHFTPYYCPFTRGILANCHGFLTRPVARAEVLALYRDFYQGEYFVRVNTLEKDPKVSWQYLPYPSVAAVAGSNFVHLGVDVDERRGRVVAFGALDNLGKGAASSAIQNLNCMLGLPEEMGIEGAGLHP